Proteins encoded together in one Paenibacillus segetis window:
- the ahpC gene encoding alkyl hydroperoxide reductase subunit C — protein sequence MSLIGTEVLPFKASAFQDGKFIDVTEENFKGKWSVVCFYPADFTFVCPTELEDLQNQYETLKSLGVEVYSVSTDTHFTHKAWHESSAAIGKVKYIMIGDPSHVVSRNFDVLIEADGLADRGTFIIDPDGIIQTVEINAGGIGRDASALVNKIKAAQYVRNHPGEVCPAKWSEGAETLKPSLDLVGKI from the coding sequence ATGTCACTAATTGGAACAGAAGTCCTACCATTCAAAGCATCCGCATTTCAAGACGGTAAATTTATCGATGTAACAGAAGAGAATTTCAAAGGTAAATGGAGTGTTGTTTGTTTTTATCCAGCTGACTTTACATTCGTTTGTCCTACAGAACTTGAAGATCTACAGAACCAATACGAAACTTTAAAGAGCCTTGGAGTTGAAGTGTATTCCGTTTCAACGGATACGCACTTTACACATAAAGCATGGCACGAAAGCTCTGCTGCAATTGGCAAAGTAAAATATATCATGATCGGTGATCCTTCACATGTGGTTTCTCGTAACTTTGACGTACTGATCGAAGCTGATGGTCTAGCAGATCGTGGTACATTCATCATTGACCCAGACGGTATTATCCAAACCGTTGAAATTAATGCAGGCGGCATTGGCCGTGATGCAAGTGCACTCGTTAACAAAATTAAAGCAGCACAATATGTACGTAATCATCCAGGTGAAGTTTGCCCAGCGAAATGGTCTGAAGGTGCGGAAACACTGAAACCAAGTCTCGATCTTGTAGGAAAAATTTAA
- a CDS encoding glycoside hydrolase family 43 protein, producing MATYNEPLVTHLYTADPSAHVFEGKLYIYPSHDIDHDGSTNDNGDQYAMEDYHVFSMENPTSPCEDHGIALHLRDVPWASKQMWAPDAAYRRGTYYLFFPARDKEGIFRIGVATATSPAGPFRAQESYIEGSFSIDPAVFVDEDERAYMYFGGLWGGQLEKWQTDVFQPDAEEKGPLEPAYGPQVAELSEDLLSFKSAPKEIAIMDEEGNSILVGDEDRRYFEGPWMHKYNGKYYLSYSTGTTHKIVYAVSDKPCGPFVYQGVILNPVVGWTTHHSIVEFNGKWYLFYHDASMSGGVDHKRCIKFTELHYEEDGRIRTVLL from the coding sequence ATGGCAACATACAATGAGCCGTTAGTTACCCATCTCTATACAGCCGATCCCTCGGCTCATGTATTTGAAGGCAAGCTATACATTTACCCATCCCATGATATCGATCACGATGGATCTACGAACGATAACGGCGACCAATATGCGATGGAAGATTATCATGTGTTTTCTATGGAGAATCCGACGTCTCCGTGCGAGGATCATGGGATAGCACTTCATCTTCGGGATGTGCCGTGGGCTTCGAAGCAAATGTGGGCACCTGACGCCGCCTATCGGCGGGGGACGTATTACTTGTTCTTCCCGGCCCGGGATAAGGAGGGAATTTTCCGCATCGGAGTGGCTACTGCGACCTCGCCGGCTGGTCCTTTTCGTGCTCAAGAAAGCTATATTGAAGGGAGCTTTAGCATCGATCCCGCAGTATTCGTTGACGAGGACGAGAGAGCCTATATGTATTTTGGCGGCTTATGGGGCGGGCAATTAGAAAAGTGGCAGACCGACGTCTTCCAACCTGACGCAGAGGAAAAAGGCCCACTTGAACCGGCTTATGGACCCCAGGTGGCGGAGCTCAGTGAAGACTTGCTGTCATTCAAATCGGCTCCGAAGGAAATCGCCATTATGGACGAAGAAGGGAACTCTATTCTTGTGGGGGATGAAGACCGGAGATATTTCGAGGGTCCATGGATGCACAAGTATAATGGGAAATACTATTTGTCTTACTCCACAGGCACGACTCATAAAATCGTCTACGCAGTGAGTGACAAGCCTTGCGGACCCTTTGTCTATCAAGGAGTAATTCTGAATCCTGTCGTTGGCTGGACGACCCACCATTCTATCGTGGAATTTAACGGGAAGTGGTACTTGTTTTATCATGATGCATCTATGTCTGGCGGTGTGGACCACAAACGCTGTATCAAATTTACGGAACTCCATTATGAAGAAGATGGACGGATCCGGACGGTTCTCCTCTGA
- a CDS encoding carbohydrate ABC transporter permease — MDKTQRSGAVGLKVSKIVIYIVCILLAILSIFPFWIMFVNATRSSVEIQRGLSLLPSTHFMDNWHVLIDKSFDPIQGFLNSFIISGSATILTVYFSSLAAYGLVTYNWKMRSAFFTFILCVMMIPSQASAIGFYQFMYKLHWTNNFLPLILPAIAAPAVVFFMRQYLLATLSVEIVEAARVDGSGEFKTFNRIILPLMIPAVATQAIFAFVGNWNNLFMPLILLTNKDKYTMPIMVSLLRGDIYKTEFGSIYLGLALTALPLFIVYFLLSRYIIAGVALGGVKE; from the coding sequence ATGGATAAGACTCAAAGAAGCGGAGCCGTTGGCCTGAAGGTAAGCAAAATTGTTATCTATATTGTCTGTATTCTATTGGCGATTCTCAGCATCTTTCCGTTTTGGATCATGTTTGTAAACGCCACACGCTCATCTGTTGAAATCCAAAGAGGTCTTTCGCTGCTTCCTTCTACCCACTTTATGGATAACTGGCATGTGCTGATCGATAAGAGCTTCGATCCGATTCAAGGATTCTTGAACTCATTCATTATCTCCGGGTCAGCAACAATCCTCACGGTCTACTTCTCGTCCTTGGCAGCCTATGGACTTGTGACCTACAACTGGAAAATGCGCAGTGCATTCTTTACCTTTATCCTGTGCGTAATGATGATTCCTTCTCAAGCAAGCGCAATTGGATTCTATCAGTTTATGTATAAATTGCATTGGACGAACAACTTCCTTCCACTGATTCTGCCTGCGATTGCGGCTCCGGCAGTGGTGTTCTTCATGCGCCAATATCTACTTGCAACGCTGTCGGTAGAAATCGTGGAAGCAGCGCGTGTAGACGGATCAGGCGAATTCAAAACGTTCAACCGAATCATTCTCCCGTTGATGATTCCAGCAGTGGCGACGCAGGCCATCTTTGCCTTTGTAGGTAACTGGAACAACTTGTTCATGCCGTTGATTCTATTGACCAATAAGGATAAGTATACGATGCCGATCATGGTAAGCTTGCTGCGCGGTGATATATACAAGACGGAGTTCGGCTCGATCTACCTGGGGCTAGCGCTGACGGCATTACCGTTGTTTATAGTATACTTCCTATTATCTCGGTATATTATCGCGGGCGTAGCGCTAGGAGGCGTGAAAGAATAA
- a CDS encoding carbohydrate ABC transporter permease: MRRKNVNYSRFGYIFTLPFVAAFLIFSLYPILYTAIIGFTDMKGLIPKPIHIMDNPFQNFKDLLFDNPLFIKSLRNTGLLWIVNFVPQIGLALLLTAWFTNRRLNIKGQGVFKVLLYMPNIITASTIAVLFSSLFAYPMGPMNSLFQMLGWSDAPIYFLQSKATARGIVSFIQFWMWYGNTMIILIAGVMGINPALFESAAIDGASGAQTFFRITLPSLRTILLFTLITSMVGGLTMFDIPQLFLNGGPDSSTTTATMFIYGQAFKGSYMYNRAAAASMILFVISAILSGLVFYLMRDRDAARLKKAEKMYRRSAHAAVEREV; encoded by the coding sequence ATGCGTCGCAAAAATGTCAACTATTCGAGATTCGGCTATATTTTTACCTTACCTTTTGTAGCTGCATTTCTGATTTTTTCGCTATATCCAATTTTATACACCGCAATTATTGGGTTCACCGACATGAAAGGATTAATACCAAAACCAATCCACATTATGGATAACCCTTTTCAAAACTTCAAAGATCTCCTCTTTGATAATCCCTTGTTCATTAAGTCTCTGCGTAACACGGGACTGCTCTGGATTGTTAACTTCGTTCCTCAGATCGGTCTTGCGCTTTTACTCACTGCATGGTTCACGAATCGGCGCCTTAACATAAAGGGACAAGGAGTTTTCAAGGTTCTGCTCTATATGCCTAATATTATCACTGCGAGTACGATCGCCGTACTTTTTAGCTCTCTGTTCGCGTATCCGATGGGTCCCATGAATAGTTTGTTTCAGATGCTAGGATGGTCCGACGCTCCCATCTACTTCCTACAGAGTAAAGCGACAGCACGCGGTATTGTATCGTTCATCCAATTCTGGATGTGGTACGGCAACACTATGATTATTCTAATTGCAGGCGTTATGGGTATAAATCCAGCTCTCTTCGAGTCCGCAGCGATCGACGGTGCGAGCGGAGCTCAAACTTTCTTCCGTATTACGTTACCGAGTCTTCGTACGATATTGCTGTTCACCCTGATTACATCGATGGTCGGCGGTCTGACGATGTTCGATATTCCGCAGCTGTTCCTTAATGGCGGACCAGACAGCTCCACAACTACCGCAACCATGTTCATCTATGGGCAAGCGTTCAAGGGTAGCTACATGTATAATCGCGCAGCAGCGGCAAGTATGATCCTATTCGTGATCTCAGCGATATTGTCTGGACTAGTGTTCTATCTAATGCGCGATCGTGATGCTGCTAGATTGAAAAAAGCAGAAAAGATGTATAGACGGTCCGCCCATGCAGCAGTTGAGAGGGAGGTGTAA
- a CDS encoding ABC transporter substrate-binding protein — protein sequence MKRMKGMKRILVGISAILVMSSALTACGGKSNTDSSSPSSSPAPETNTAAEQPKEKGPKVTVNLWSFTDEIPKMTQKYLDTHPDANVEFKTTIIATTDGAYQPALDQALAGGGKDAPDIYAAEGAFVLKYTQGDASTYAANYADLGLDDQMVKDAGIAQYSVDIGSIDGQLKGLGYQATGGAFIYRRSLAKDVFGTDDPATIKNEIGPGWDKFFEAAAKLKAKGYGIVSGDGDIWHPIENSSDKGWIVDGKLHIDPKREQFLDLSKKLKDNGYHNDTQDWQEGWFADMSGTGTKPVFGFFGPAWLINYVMKDNVKDTFGDWAVTEPPTGFFWGGTWLLANKDVTKDDAKKQAVADFVKWVTLDTSDTGLQSYWANGTMKDGEQGTKDSVASSVVMSKSNGQIDLLGGQNMFDVFVPANANASGKNLTQYDETINTLWRDQVREYSAGNKDRDSALAEFKQQVKDQLGIDSE from the coding sequence ATGAAACGCATGAAAGGTATGAAACGTATTCTTGTCGGAATCTCTGCAATACTCGTGATGTCATCAGCTCTCACTGCGTGTGGCGGGAAATCAAACACAGACTCATCCAGCCCAAGCTCAAGTCCAGCTCCAGAAACTAACACTGCCGCGGAGCAACCGAAAGAAAAGGGCCCGAAAGTCACCGTCAATCTTTGGAGCTTCACGGATGAGATTCCGAAAATGACCCAAAAGTATTTGGATACCCATCCTGATGCGAATGTGGAATTCAAAACTACGATTATCGCAACCACTGATGGCGCTTATCAGCCGGCTCTTGACCAGGCTCTGGCCGGAGGCGGTAAAGATGCCCCGGATATTTATGCAGCTGAAGGTGCGTTCGTGCTCAAGTATACACAAGGAGACGCATCCACCTATGCCGCCAACTATGCTGACCTGGGCCTTGACGACCAAATGGTTAAGGATGCGGGTATCGCCCAATACTCGGTTGACATCGGCAGTATAGACGGTCAACTGAAAGGTCTCGGCTATCAAGCGACTGGCGGCGCCTTCATCTATCGTCGCTCGCTTGCCAAGGATGTTTTTGGAACGGACGATCCAGCTACAATCAAGAATGAGATTGGACCTGGCTGGGATAAGTTCTTCGAAGCAGCTGCGAAGCTGAAAGCTAAAGGGTATGGCATTGTTTCCGGCGACGGAGATATTTGGCACCCGATCGAGAACAGTTCTGACAAGGGTTGGATTGTTGATGGGAAGCTTCATATCGATCCGAAGCGTGAACAGTTCCTCGATCTCTCCAAGAAGCTGAAAGACAATGGCTATCATAATGATACTCAAGACTGGCAGGAAGGCTGGTTTGCAGATATGTCCGGTACTGGCACTAAACCGGTCTTCGGTTTCTTCGGTCCTGCATGGCTCATCAACTACGTAATGAAAGATAATGTGAAAGATACTTTTGGCGACTGGGCTGTTACTGAGCCGCCGACAGGCTTCTTCTGGGGAGGAACCTGGCTGCTCGCTAACAAGGATGTTACCAAGGACGACGCCAAGAAGCAGGCTGTAGCTGACTTTGTCAAATGGGTAACGCTCGATACTTCTGACACAGGCCTCCAAAGTTACTGGGCTAACGGTACGATGAAAGACGGCGAGCAAGGCACGAAAGATAGCGTTGCATCCTCCGTTGTTATGTCTAAATCGAACGGCCAAATTGATCTGCTTGGCGGACAGAACATGTTCGACGTGTTCGTTCCGGCCAATGCTAACGCTTCAGGTAAGAACTTGACTCAGTACGATGAGACAATAAATACACTCTGGCGTGATCAAGTACGCGAATACAGCGCAGGCAATAAGGATCGCGATAGTGCGCTCGCGGAGTTCAAGCAGCAAGTCAAAGACCAACTTGGCATTGATAGCGAATAA
- a CDS encoding extracellular solute-binding protein has product MLITTACSGNEESNTKSGGEKITLKMMHLWSDGNNSAQNKMVKEIIREFEEANPNITITTEVLENEQYKSKLRVLAASNDLPDVGFTWAAGFMDPYVKGNKFASLDDLLQGELNGKFVAGTTEAYSFDGKTYALPVELNIVPVYYNKEIFTKYNLQPPQTLNELKAIIRTLNDNGVTPVTLGGKDGWPASFWYMYLADRIGGPDLMDKAVADQDFTDPSLLEAARQVQELVNLNTFIKGYNGLSNDEAKEQFMNGNSAMYAVGTWELPNYTTATDVSQEFKAKIGYFKFPTVAGGKGNVDDWVGGPGTGLFVSKNSEHTQAAKSFVSFFVQKWGEHSVVDAGVIPATKVDTAAIKLPQMFIDLLDELNKANKVTLYLDTQMKPGASSIHINQVQALFGKAVTPEEFIKKQDEALKAGK; this is encoded by the coding sequence TTGCTGATAACGACCGCTTGCAGCGGAAACGAAGAGAGCAACACCAAGAGTGGTGGTGAGAAAATCACCTTAAAAATGATGCATCTATGGTCAGACGGTAACAACTCCGCGCAAAATAAAATGGTAAAAGAAATCATCAGGGAGTTTGAAGAAGCCAATCCGAATATCACGATCACGACGGAAGTTCTTGAAAATGAGCAGTACAAGAGCAAACTTAGGGTGCTTGCCGCATCCAATGATCTGCCGGATGTCGGGTTCACTTGGGCAGCCGGTTTCATGGATCCCTATGTTAAGGGAAACAAGTTTGCGAGCTTGGACGATCTTTTACAGGGCGAACTGAATGGAAAATTCGTAGCTGGCACGACCGAAGCATACTCTTTTGATGGGAAGACGTATGCGCTCCCGGTCGAACTGAACATTGTTCCGGTCTATTACAATAAAGAAATCTTTACTAAATATAACTTACAGCCTCCCCAAACCTTAAATGAACTCAAAGCGATCATCCGAACGCTGAACGATAACGGTGTTACTCCCGTTACTCTTGGTGGTAAGGACGGTTGGCCGGCTTCCTTCTGGTACATGTACTTAGCTGATCGCATCGGGGGACCGGATCTAATGGATAAAGCCGTTGCGGATCAGGACTTCACGGATCCTTCCTTACTTGAGGCTGCAAGACAAGTGCAAGAGCTGGTGAATCTGAACACATTCATTAAGGGGTATAACGGCTTATCCAATGACGAAGCCAAAGAGCAGTTTATGAACGGCAATTCGGCCATGTACGCCGTAGGCACTTGGGAACTGCCTAATTATACGACCGCTACGGACGTATCCCAAGAATTTAAAGCCAAGATAGGTTATTTCAAGTTCCCGACGGTTGCAGGTGGCAAAGGAAATGTGGATGATTGGGTTGGAGGTCCGGGGACTGGATTGTTTGTTTCCAAAAATTCTGAACATACTCAGGCGGCTAAAAGCTTTGTCAGCTTCTTCGTTCAGAAATGGGGAGAGCATTCTGTTGTTGATGCGGGCGTAATCCCCGCTACCAAAGTAGATACCGCGGCCATCAAGCTCCCGCAAATGTTCATTGATCTATTAGACGAATTAAACAAGGCTAATAAAGTAACCCTTTATCTAGATACCCAGATGAAACCAGGCGCTTCGAGTATACACATTAATCAGGTTCAAGCGTTGTTCGGTAAAGCGGTCACTCCGGAAGAATTCATCAAGAAACAGGATGAGGCTCTCAAAGCGGGTAAGTAA
- a CDS encoding response regulator transcription factor: protein MRNRTILIVDDELRSREGMKKILEVWAAGQYEILTASNGVAAMQILEETPVELMITDIRMPEISGLALVSQMREKGIQRQPSVILISGHAEFEYAQQAIHLSVVDYLLKPASRDKLIASVENALKAGEEQEHIVFMRKMTDPQLMVIRKEEAALSDPVREAMHYVEMHIEQAISLQEVAGHVHLNGSYFSSLFKEQCQMNFSEYVARRKLQKAKELLLKTNLPIAEIASRTGYQTVKYFNKLFKEYDGMSPGQYRSMRNGTEGHIQ, encoded by the coding sequence ATGAGAAACCGAACGATTCTTATTGTCGACGATGAACTGAGATCGAGAGAAGGAATGAAGAAAATACTTGAGGTATGGGCAGCTGGTCAATATGAGATTCTCACGGCAAGCAATGGGGTAGCTGCTATGCAAATTCTTGAGGAGACTCCCGTGGAACTCATGATAACGGATATTCGGATGCCGGAGATCAGCGGTCTTGCTTTGGTTAGTCAAATGAGGGAGAAAGGGATCCAACGTCAGCCATCTGTTATTCTCATATCCGGCCATGCTGAATTCGAGTACGCCCAGCAAGCGATTCATTTGTCGGTAGTGGACTATTTGCTCAAGCCAGCCAGCCGGGACAAACTGATCGCATCCGTAGAGAATGCTCTAAAGGCAGGGGAAGAGCAAGAACATATCGTGTTCATGCGGAAGATGACTGATCCACAATTGATGGTTATAAGGAAAGAAGAAGCTGCATTAAGCGATCCGGTCCGCGAGGCGATGCATTATGTGGAAATGCATATAGAGCAGGCGATCAGTCTGCAGGAAGTCGCTGGGCATGTCCATCTGAATGGGAGTTATTTCAGCTCACTTTTCAAAGAGCAATGCCAGATGAATTTCAGCGAATACGTCGCTCGCCGAAAGTTACAGAAAGCAAAGGAATTACTGTTAAAAACGAATCTGCCTATAGCTGAAATTGCAAGCCGTACCGGCTATCAGACCGTTAAATATTTTAACAAGCTGTTTAAAGAGTACGATGGAATGAGTCCGGGGCAGTATCGATCCATGAGGAACGGAACGGAAGGCCATATCCAATAA
- a CDS encoding sensor histidine kinase, with the protein MRRILPGLNLNTLRNQMLLGFLAVMMIILIFVGAITFQSVSTLLKNNAEKHIQQTAIQANGRLEGILEQINSLTTLVSTNEYIQKLLLRDVEGQPATFSERQALPPIINLVQVYTDGIKSVELYNKDGARLYPLDGSTLRDKVSEDWINLATSEEGRLVWFGIDPLDSTSLLAIRQISLIDRYFTTGGYLLIRLDRSKFALKGSTSGEGEAETLLLLAADGQLISSNDDSISQKTAAMILEDSSDQVASIGKQSFIVVKQRSSITGWTLLILTPVNVITKGTSVLRTTIVLSAIMGTLLFILLSFFLSTLITRPVFKLIKAMRGTRLGILKPIENVSSTMEIKELNYSYNKMVDNINELIQLVYEKELSRSHTELKALQAQINPHFLFNTLDVLYWSLLDKDQDQLAEYVVAMSDLFRYTITGPRKGEWVKLQDELEHVKRYLLIMKMRFEDRLEWEIEAPSEFANVELPRLLLQPLVENAILHGVESKIEPGWVKLTVARDGEWISITVEDDGVGMDEEKLRSLIEGLDNGKVSSSKDSGVGLANVQRRLQLFFSGNNEQSAVMNIDSRKGQGTRINIQIPTRGGTTS; encoded by the coding sequence GTGCGGAGGATACTACCCGGGTTAAATTTAAATACGCTGCGGAATCAAATGCTGCTCGGTTTTCTCGCCGTCATGATGATCATTCTGATATTCGTCGGGGCGATTACGTTCCAATCGGTCTCGACGCTGCTCAAGAACAATGCAGAGAAGCATATTCAGCAAACCGCGATTCAGGCCAATGGCCGCCTGGAGGGCATTCTTGAACAGATTAATTCTCTGACGACGCTGGTATCAACCAACGAGTACATACAGAAACTGCTTTTACGGGATGTTGAAGGTCAACCGGCTACCTTTTCGGAACGGCAAGCGCTCCCACCCATTATCAATTTGGTCCAAGTCTACACGGATGGCATCAAATCCGTAGAGCTTTACAACAAAGACGGGGCGAGACTGTACCCTCTCGACGGTAGTACCCTGAGAGATAAGGTATCTGAGGACTGGATCAATCTGGCGACGAGTGAGGAAGGAAGACTCGTCTGGTTTGGTATCGACCCGCTCGATTCTACATCGCTATTGGCGATTCGACAGATCAGTCTTATCGATCGATATTTCACAACGGGCGGATATTTACTCATCCGCTTAGATCGAAGCAAGTTTGCGTTGAAAGGCTCCACGTCTGGTGAGGGTGAAGCAGAAACGTTACTACTTCTCGCTGCCGACGGTCAGTTGATCTCGTCCAATGATGACAGCATTTCACAAAAGACAGCAGCTATGATTCTGGAGGATTCCAGCGATCAGGTTGCTTCTATCGGCAAGCAGTCCTTTATCGTTGTCAAACAGCGGTCTTCAATAACTGGATGGACACTGCTCATACTAACACCGGTTAACGTCATCACCAAAGGCACATCGGTCTTACGGACGACTATTGTGTTATCGGCTATCATGGGTACCTTGCTGTTCATCTTGCTTTCTTTTTTTCTATCTACCTTAATTACAAGGCCTGTGTTCAAGCTGATCAAAGCCATGAGAGGTACCCGTCTTGGCATACTGAAGCCCATCGAAAATGTGTCGTCCACGATGGAAATTAAGGAACTGAATTATTCCTATAACAAAATGGTCGATAACATCAACGAGCTGATCCAGTTGGTTTATGAGAAAGAGTTATCCCGGAGTCACACCGAGTTAAAGGCACTTCAAGCTCAAATCAATCCACATTTTTTGTTTAATACATTGGATGTTCTGTACTGGTCACTATTGGACAAGGATCAAGATCAACTGGCCGAGTATGTTGTCGCCATGTCTGATTTATTTAGGTATACCATTACTGGACCGAGAAAAGGGGAATGGGTGAAGCTGCAAGACGAACTTGAGCATGTGAAGCGATATTTACTTATCATGAAGATGCGATTTGAAGACCGCCTGGAATGGGAAATCGAGGCTCCTTCTGAATTTGCGAACGTGGAGCTGCCCAGGTTATTACTGCAGCCGCTCGTGGAGAATGCCATTTTACATGGCGTCGAGAGCAAGATTGAACCAGGCTGGGTGAAGCTCACGGTTGCTCGCGACGGAGAATGGATCTCCATCACGGTGGAAGACGATGGGGTGGGAATGGATGAAGAAAAGCTACGTTCCCTCATAGAAGGGCTGGATAACGGGAAGGTGTCTTCTTCAAAAGATTCCGGTGTCGGACTCGCCAATGTGCAGAGAAGGCTTCAACTGTTTTTTTCGGGAAATAACGAGCAGAGTGCGGTAATGAACATCGATAGTCGGAAGGGGCAAGGTACTCGTATTAACATCCAAATTCCTACCCGAGGAGGCACAACGTCATGA
- a CDS encoding YdeI/OmpD-associated family protein, translating to MNNSKMNSKVDEYISKSKKWKEEYEKLRDIVLDCELTEEFKWMHPCYTFDNKNIVLIHGFKEYCALLFHKGALLQDTHGILIQQTENVQAARQIRFTHVQEIVELEPILKAYIHQAIEVEKAGLEVDFKKHEEFTIPEELERKFDEVPALKPAFEALTPGRQRAYIFYFSGPKQSKTRSSRIEKYTQQILDGKGLND from the coding sequence ATGAACAATAGCAAAATGAACTCCAAGGTTGATGAATATATAAGTAAATCCAAAAAGTGGAAGGAAGAATATGAGAAGTTGAGAGATATTGTTCTTGACTGTGAGCTGACCGAAGAATTTAAGTGGATGCATCCTTGTTACACGTTTGATAACAAAAACATCGTTTTAATACATGGATTTAAAGAATATTGTGCGCTTCTGTTTCACAAGGGTGCTCTGTTACAGGATACCCATGGGATTCTAATTCAGCAAACAGAAAATGTACAGGCAGCGCGCCAAATTCGGTTCACCCATGTTCAAGAAATAGTTGAATTGGAACCCATTTTGAAAGCCTATATTCATCAAGCCATTGAAGTTGAAAAAGCCGGTTTGGAAGTGGATTTTAAAAAGCATGAAGAATTCACCATTCCTGAAGAACTTGAGCGTAAATTCGATGAAGTTCCAGCTTTGAAACCTGCATTTGAAGCACTCACACCCGGACGACAAAGAGCATACATTTTTTATTTTTCTGGACCCAAACAATCCAAGACTCGATCGTCAAGAATTGAGAAATATACGCAGCAAATTTTGGACGGTAAGGGGTTAAATGATTAG
- a CDS encoding iron chaperone — protein sequence MDVFADYLSGIDNPQHRDRTEEVLTWVTKKFPNLMPKMAWNQPMFTDHGTFIIGFSVSKHHLAIAPEIAGINHFSDAIVQAGYDHTKQLVRIQWDSPVDFSLLEKIIEFNIVDKTDCSTFWRK from the coding sequence ATGGACGTCTTTGCCGATTATCTATCCGGTATTGATAACCCGCAACATCGGGATCGAACGGAAGAAGTTTTGACTTGGGTAACTAAGAAATTTCCGAATTTAATGCCGAAAATGGCTTGGAATCAACCTATGTTTACGGATCATGGCACATTTATTATAGGCTTTAGCGTATCCAAGCACCATTTGGCTATTGCCCCTGAAATAGCAGGGATTAATCATTTTTCTGATGCGATTGTGCAGGCTGGTTATGATCACACTAAGCAGTTGGTACGTATCCAGTGGGATAGTCCGGTTGATTTCTCATTACTTGAGAAAATAATTGAGTTTAACATTGTGGATAAGACAGACTGTTCAACTTTCTGGCGGAAATAG